From a single Nicotiana tomentosiformis chromosome 2, ASM39032v3, whole genome shotgun sequence genomic region:
- the LOC104105022 gene encoding uncharacterized protein encodes MRNMASSASSKGIAAIVGVGPNLGRSIARKFAHEGFTVAILARDLGRLSRFADEIAREEKAQVFAIRIDCSDLRSVREAFEGVLSLGFVEVLVYNAYQPVSWNPTNFTDIRVEHFEKSIAVSSVGAFHCAQQVLPGMVERGRGTVLFSGCSASRNGIAGYSELCCGKFAMRALSQCLAREFQPLGIHVAHVIIHGNVGAPRGSMVSTSHNRLLVGEQQQQQQSVGRDGLMDPDALAQTYWHLHIQDRSTWTQEIDLHPSNPRYM; translated from the exons ATGAGGAACATGGCGAGTTCTGCCTCATCCAAAGGCATCGCCGCTATTGTAGGCGTAGGGCCTAATCTTGGCCGTTCCATCGCTCGCAAGTTCGCCCATGAAGGCTTTACAGTTGCTATACTTGCCCGTGACTTGG GTAGATTATCTAGATTTGCTGACGAGATAGCAAGAGAAGAAAAGGCACAGGTATTTGCTATCCGAATCGATTGCTCCGATTTACGAAGCGTAAGAGAAGCATTTGAGGGAGTTTTATCTCTTGGTTTTGTGGAAGTCTTGGTTTACAATGCATACCAGCCAGTTTCTTGGAACCCCACAAATTTTACAGACATTAGGGTCGAACATTTTGAAAAATCTATCGCCGTTTCCTCCGTCGGTGCCTTCCACTGCGCTCAACAG GTACTACCAGGAATGGTAGAAAGAGGAAGAGGGACGGTTCTCTTTAGTGGTTGCTCAGCTTCTCGTAATGGTATTGCCGGCTACTCTGAATTAT GCTGTGGAAAGTTTGCAATGAGAGCCTTATCGCAATGTCTAGCAAGAGAGTTTCAACCACTTGGAATACACGTGGCACATGTCATCATCCACGGCAACGTCGGCGCACCTCG GGGATCAATGGTATCGACTTCACATAATAGACTGTTGGTTGGtgaacaacagcaacaacaacaaagtGTAGGAAGGGACGGTTTGATGGATCCGGACGCGCTGGCGCAGACCTACTGGCACTTGCACATTCAAGACAGGTCTACTTGGACACAAGAGATCGATCTCCACCCCTCCAATCCAAGATACATGTAG